One segment of Pseudomonas asgharzadehiana DNA contains the following:
- a CDS encoding GGDEF domain-containing protein, translated as MTLDPPTILALTVALAAAAALYLAVEWRSVREPSLLFWSAGFATISLGSTLALLRINGFLVIGIWFANGLLVSAHFLFLLGVARFTQVRVSRAWLLMVAVWFGMLALPADPSWSKAMLVVQSLLVALPTLRASLLLRPHGRSLSVGAVQLRFVLLIHGLFYVIKALSVVVPGTLIDLAAFKGEIIQVSLVEGAMAIMLIALSMTGSERYRREQQIARLAARDPLTALYNRRALDLRAPRLLAQISPAQPGALLLIDIDNFKGVNDLHGHTAGDRLLIALSEMIRGVVPKGALAARLGGDEFVILLSPASTEQIVELGSDLRGQFQQLAAQSFSTPQPVTLSIGANLFDQPESLAVLIEQGDWTLYESKRGGRDSIRLVDRTGPGA; from the coding sequence ATGACACTCGACCCTCCTACCATTTTGGCCCTCACCGTCGCCCTGGCCGCCGCGGCCGCCCTGTACCTCGCGGTGGAATGGCGCAGCGTGCGCGAACCGTCGCTGCTGTTCTGGAGCGCCGGTTTCGCCACCATTAGCCTTGGCTCCACGCTGGCGCTGCTGCGCATCAACGGTTTTTTAGTCATCGGTATCTGGTTCGCCAACGGCTTGCTGGTGAGCGCACATTTTCTGTTTTTGCTCGGCGTGGCACGGTTTACCCAGGTGCGCGTGTCGCGGGCGTGGTTGCTGATGGTCGCCGTCTGGTTTGGCATGCTGGCCCTGCCGGCCGACCCGTCATGGTCCAAAGCCATGCTGGTGGTGCAGTCGCTGCTGGTCGCCCTGCCCACCTTGCGTGCCAGCTTGCTGCTGCGGCCCCATGGCCGGTCCTTGAGCGTGGGTGCGGTGCAACTGCGTTTCGTGCTGCTGATCCATGGGCTGTTCTACGTGATCAAGGCCCTCTCGGTCGTGGTCCCCGGCACGCTGATCGACCTTGCCGCGTTCAAGGGCGAAATCATCCAGGTTTCCCTGGTGGAAGGCGCGATGGCGATCATGTTGATTGCCTTGTCCATGACCGGCTCCGAGCGCTACCGCCGCGAACAACAGATCGCCCGCCTCGCCGCCCGCGACCCACTCACCGCCCTCTACAACCGCCGCGCCCTCGACCTGCGCGCCCCGCGCCTGCTGGCGCAGATCTCGCCGGCCCAACCCGGCGCCCTGCTGCTGATCGACATCGACAACTTCAAAGGGGTCAACGACCTCCACGGCCACACGGCGGGCGACCGTCTGTTGATCGCCCTGAGCGAGATGATCCGCGGCGTCGTGCCCAAGGGCGCACTGGCGGCACGCTTGGGCGGCGATGAATTTGTGATCCTGCTGAGCCCGGCGTCTACCGAGCAGATTGTTGAGCTGGGCAGCGACTTGCGCGGGCAATTCCAGCAATTGGCCGCGCAGAGTTTCAGCACGCCGCAACCGGTGACGTTGAGCATTGGCGCGAATCTGTTCGATCAGCCGGAGAGCCTGGCGGTGTTGATTGAACAAGGGGATTGGACGTTGTATGAGTCCAAGCGGGGTGGGCGCGACAGTATTCGGTTGGTGGATAGGACCGGGCCGGGGGCCTGA